ACCACCAAGAATCTTCCGGTGACCATTAGGGTGAAACTTGACACCCCGGCGGGCAAAGCCTTGGCCCAGCGCATTATGGCCGAGTCTGGCAAAGACCCGTTGAAAACCCAGCTCGGTTTTACTAACCTCTTGAAAGGTCTGGCCATTGTGCCTGCAGCCAATTCAAATAGCGTGGTGGGTGTACAGATGGCCTCTGCCTATACCAGACTGAACCTGCATTACAAGTCTACCACGGCGAATGCTACAAAAACCCACACGTTCCCTACCACTAACCGGTATTTTAACCAGATATTGAGCACCAGAGCAGGTACTTCTTTGGCTAAATTGACCACGCACACAGACACGGTTTCTTCTAAGTCCACCAACGGGTTGACCTATTTGCAGGCCGGCGCTGGGCTAGTGACCAAATTGGTGTTACCGTACATCAATAACTTCCGGAAAGCGCCCGCTGGCCAGCCCAACGCCGGGCAGCAGCAGGACCTGGTAATTAACAAAGCGGAGTTGGTGATTCCGGTGAAAGCCTCTTCTATTGACACCGCTTACTTTAAACTTCCGCCACTCATTAGCGTGGTAGAGTCTAATGCCATCAATGACATTGCCAGAACCTCCGGTGGGTTCCCTGTGGTATTGGCCATGGAAGGCACAGGCCAACCTGCCATTCTGGAGTACCGGAACAATGATCTGACCTATGTAGTCAACGTGACGTCTTACATGCAGAATGTGCTCTACAACCGGCGCACGAACAATGGTTTGATTCTGTATCCTTCCAACATCACGTCAGATGTAGGAACGCCCGCTAACTTCGGTCAGACCGTGAACCGCGCCATCATTGAAGCCCAAAGCCAGACAGACCCTGCCCGCAGAATAAAACTCAGATTGTTCTACTCCGTGGCAAAATAAAGACGCACTATAGAGTAAAACTTCTTGTAGCACAAGCATCCCTTCATAAAAAAGCCCAGCAATATTCCTTTCTCAAGGATTTGCTGGGCTTTTTGATTTTCATTGAGTCCTTCTGAAACTAGAGCATCAAAGACCGTTTGCGTTGGCAATTGCTCCTGTTTCTTACAAACTTCTGAGTAAGTACAATCTCTTCTGCACCGGCCAACACTTTAAACAAATCCTCTTTCTTTAGTATCAGCTTTGTAGCTAAAAACCTCTCTTATATCTTCTCCAACTGTCTTTTTATAATTACTAAATCAACC
This region of Rufibacter sp. LB8 genomic DNA includes:
- a CDS encoding DUF4270 family protein, yielding MNLRISKAAAALFLSSFLFSSCEDPTAIGLELQDPGSQIGTSFTDTATVQASTVLLKDNIVSLGGANTLVGELTDGELGTVTARAFTELSLNGTNITFEPNNGADSLVLFLDYGYSYGDIREPITLNVHELDEKIIDEATYNTTASVDYKPEVLGSVTFVPTPRATYNVVNAPGDTTKNLPVTIRVKLDTPAGKALAQRIMAESGKDPLKTQLGFTNLLKGLAIVPAANSNSVVGVQMASAYTRLNLHYKSTTANATKTHTFPTTNRYFNQILSTRAGTSLAKLTTHTDTVSSKSTNGLTYLQAGAGLVTKLVLPYINNFRKAPAGQPNAGQQQDLVINKAELVIPVKASSIDTAYFKLPPLISVVESNAINDIARTSGGFPVVLAMEGTGQPAILEYRNNDLTYVVNVTSYMQNVLYNRRTNNGLILYPSNITSDVGTPANFGQTVNRAIIEAQSQTDPARRIKLRLFYSVAK